Below is a window of bacterium DNA.
AGATCACCGATACGCACCAGGAGCAGCGGCTGTGGGCGCGGCTGAACGGCGTGCCGGCGGTGAAGCTGTCGGTCCGCAAGCAGCCCGACGCGAACACCGTTGCTGTTGCCGAAGCTGTTGCCGCCCGTCTGGCCTCCCTGGACGAATCGCGCTTCGTGCCCGACGACATCCACTATGAAGTCGTGGCAGACCAGTCGTTCTTCATCCGCAACGCCATCTCGGGCGTGCGCGACGCGGCGCTGATCGGCGCGCTGCTGGCCATGGTCGCGGTGCTGCTGTTCCTGGGCAGCCTGCGCAAGACGGTCATCATCGGACTGGCCATCCCCCTGGCTGTCCTGGGTACGTTCGCCATGATGGGACTCGGGCGACTGACCCTGAACATCATGAGCCTGGGTGGCCTGGCGCTCGGTGTCGGACTTCTGGTCGACAACAGCATCGTGATGCTCGAGAACATCTTCCGCCACCGCCGGATGGGCATCGACGACCCGGAAGCCGCCGCCCACAGCGGCGGCGCCGAAGTGGAGTCGGCCATCGTCGCCTCCACGCTGACGAACCTGGCTGCCGTGGTGCCGTTCCTGCTGATCACCGGCCTGGCGGCCCTCATCTTCCGCGAACTGATCCTGACGATCTCGTTCGCGATCGTGGCGTCGCTCGGCGTGGCGCTCACGCTGGTGCCCATGCTGTCGGCACAGCTCGCGAAGATCCGCTTCACCAGTCATCTGGAGCACAATCCGGTCATCGTCGGCTTCGACCGCGGCCTGCAGCGGTTCACGGCCTGGTACCGCAATGTTTTGTCCGGGGCGCTGCGCGCGCGCTGGCTCGTCGTGGGCATCTCTTTCGCCACGCTACTGGCCGTCGCGCTGCTCATGCGCGGCGCCGGCAACGAGTTCCTGCCTACCGTCGACGACGGCAACGTCACCGTGCAGGTACGCATGCCGCCGGGCACGTCGCCCGAGCATACGAACGAGATAGTCGGCCGCATCGAGGAACTGGCGAAGGAGATGCCGCACGTGCAGCACGTCTTCACCACTGCGGGCGGTTTCCTGTTCGGCGGCGCCACGACCGCGCGCGGTGGTCGCGGTTCGCTGGCCATCCAGCTTTCCCCCGCCTCGTCGCGCCGCGACATGCCCGCCTCCGTGTGGGTGGCCCGGATGCAACAGAAGATCGACCAGCTGGGCGTCCCCGGCGACCAGATCTTCGTGCGGCCGCCGCGGATCCGCGGCCTGCGCACCAACCTGGCGGACAGCGACGTGGCCGTTTCAGTGCAGGGTGACGACCTGGCCATGCTGCAGCGCCTTGGCGAGGAGGCGCAGCGGCGCCTGCGCGGCGTAGCCGGGCTGTCGCGCATCGAGCTTTCCACGGAAGAGGCCAGCCCCCAGCTCGGCATCGAGATCGACCGTCAGCGGGCGGCCGACCTGGGACTGGACGTGGCGCAGGTCGGGCAGACGGTTCGCACGGCGCTGGACGGCACCGTCGTCAGCCGCTTCACCGACCGCAACAACGAGTACGACATCCGCGTGCGCCTGCCGCGCGAAACGCTCACGAGCCCGGAGCAACTGGGCTCCATCGCCCTGTTCCCGGGTCGCCAACAACCGGTCTACCTGCGCGATATCGCCGACCTGAACCTCGGCACCGGCCCCACCACGATCCTGCGCGTGAACCAGAACCGGCAACTGCGGGTCACGGCCGATGTGGATGAGACCGCGACCAACATCGGCGAGGCCAGCCGCAACGCGCGTGCGGCCCTGGCCGACATGGAGCTGCCCGAAGGCTACGCGCTCATCTTCGGCGGCGAGGAACAGGCCGCCCGAGAGAACCAGCGCAGCCTGATGATCGTCACCCTGCTGGCGGTGTTCCTGGTCTTCGTGGTCATGGCGGTGCAGTACGAGAGCGTGAGCGGTCCGCTCGTGATCATGGTTTCCATCCCGCTGGCGCTGATCGGGGTCGGCCTCACGTTATGGCTGACCGGCACGCCGCTCAGCGCGCCGGTGCTGCTGGGCGTGATCCTCCTGGCCGGCATCGTGGTCAACAACGCGATCCTGCTGGTACAGTACATCAACGACGCGCGGCAGGACCGCGGACTTCCGCTGCACGAAGCGGCGCTGGCCGCCGGTTCGGCGCGACTGCGCCCCATTCTCATGACGACGCTGACCACCGTCTTCGGCATGCTGCCGCTGGCGCTGGGACTGGGCGAAGGCTCGGAGTTGATGCAACCCCTGGCGATCACCGTGGTGGGCGGCCTGACGGTCTCGACGCTGCTGACGCTGCTGGTGGTGCCATGTGTCTACCTGATCGTCGATGCGACGTCCGTGCGACTGCGTCGCTTCCTGACCGGCGCTGTGTGACAAGGAGATGAGCGTGGAGATCGGACACGTAGAGGCGATCTACCGGTATCCCGTGAAATCGATGGGCGGCGAGACTCTCGATGCCGCCCATCTGGGGTGGTAAGGCTTCAGTGGTGACAGGCGCCTGGCATTCCGGCGCATTGAGGACCGCAGCGACTTCCCCTGGCTGTCAGCCAGCAGACTGCCCGAGCTGTTGCTGTATTCTCCGTATCGACACGAGGACAACGCCCAGGACGATCTCCCGACGCACGTTCGCACGCCCGATGGCGAAGTGTTGCCTGTTTTCGGGGATGAACTGGCCGCGGAGGTCGGCAACCGCTGTGGGACACCCGTGCAGATGATGAAGATGAAGCACGGCATCTTCGATGAAGCGAGCGTCTCCGTGATCGCGTCTGCAACGGTGCGCGAGATCGGTCGCCTTGCCGGACACAGCCTCGACACCCGACGTTTTCGCCCGAATCTGGTGGTTCACTTGCCGAGTCCGGTCCCCTTCCAGGAGGATGCCTGGCTGGGCGGCGTGCTTTCATTCGGCGAAGGCGATGACGCCGCCGCCATCAGTGTCACGATGCGCGATCTTCGCTGTTCGATGGTGAACCTTGATCCCGACTCGGCAGGTCGCGATCCGGAAGTGATGAAGGCCATCGTACGGATAAACCAGAACAACGCAGGAATCTATGGCACGGTCATCCGCACCGGACGGCTGACTGTCGGACAGTCCATATTCCTGCATGCGGGGCGCTGACGCTGCCGGCGCCAGCGCGCGTCGACACCATCCCGTGTTCGCGCAGGATAGCCCGGGATGTTCATTCCCGGGACAATGTTCCTGTCGCAGTAGTCGGCGGCCAGTAACCGTTCATCGTCGAAGATGAAATCATCGATGTAGTACTCGTTGATCCCGTTCGGCCCCTTGATGGCTGCGTGCACGTGAGCGGGAAAGTCCTGCGGCGGATACGTGCCCGGCCGCACGGTGTAGATCCGGTACCGGCCGTTTTCCGCCGAAAGACATCCGTGCGTCAGCGGCTGGATACCGCTCGCGACAGGCCGCCTTGATGACTGATCGAAAGATCACTTGGTCATTCCTTTAGGAAGAAGGCAGCAAAGGGGGAGATACACCGAATCCGCCGGCGCGGTTCCCGAACGTCCCCGGGATCACGCAGGCCGGCCCCCTCCAGTTCCCGCTGCAGCCAGGCTCGGGCCAGCGCCCAGTCGCGCTTGACGGTGGCGGGGCCGATGCCGAGCGCCACCGCGGTCTCCTCAACGTCCAGACCGGCGAAGTATCGGCACTCGACGACGCGCGCGGCGCGTGGATCGAAGTCAACCAGGCGGACCAGCAGGGCGTCGAGACTGAGGATGAAGTCATCGTCATCGGCGGCAGGCGCGGCCACATCCAGACCTTGGGTCAGGGCCAGGCGCGGTGCGTCGCCCCCGCGCTTGAGTCGCTTGCGGTCCCGGGCGTGATTGACCAGGATGCGGCGCATGGCCAATGACGCCACGCCCAGGAACTGGCCGCGTCCCTGCCAGTGGATCCGGGTCTGGTCCACCAGCTTCAGGTAAGCCTCGTGCACGAGCGCTGTCGGCGTCAGGGTGTGACCGGGCCGCTCGCGGACCAGGTGGCGGCGGGCGAGGTCCTGCAGTTCGTCATAGATCAGGGGCAGCGCCTGATCGAGAGCGCCCGGATCGCCCGCCTCGGCCGAGAGCAGCAACGACGTGAGGTCGTTTCGGTTCATGACGCACTCCGAGCGCGCGCGGCCAGTTCATCCAGCAGCACTTGTACTTCCAGCGTGTCCAATCCGGCGATCGCCCGGATATCATGGGCTTCCCGCAGCAGGGGCAGGGCCTCGCTGTTCCGACCGGCCGCCATCAGCACGCGCCCCAGTTCGTAGGCGCCGTCGCCGATATAGGGATGATCGGCCGGCAGCGCGCCGCGATCGATGGTGAGCGATTGCCGCAGGCATTCCACGGAGCGGACCAGATCGCCGCGGCCCTCGGCCACCAGGCCCAGGTGGTAGTACCCTGCCGACACATGGGCGTGCTCGCGTCCAAGCGTCTCTTCCCAGATCGATACGGCCTCGCTGAACATGGCTTCGGCCCCGGCCAGATCGCCGCGGTCGCGCAGGACGCGGCCCAGGTTGTTCAGAATGTTGGCCACATAGGGATGCCGCAAACCAAGCGCCGCGCGGCGGATGTCCAGCGCCCGACGGTAGAGCGAGTCGGCCACGGCCGCTTCGCCCTGGCCCCAGGCCGCAGCCGCCACATTGTTCAGGCTCTGGGCCACCTCGAGATCCCGCGGCCCCAGCAATTTTTCGCGCAGGCGCAGGCCCTCTTCGACAAGGGGCCTGCCCTTCTCGTACATCCCCTGGGAATCATAGAGCACGCCCAGGTTGTTGAGGCTCTCGGCCGTCTCCACGTGCTCCTCGCCCAACGCACGTCGGCGCAGTTGCAACGCCTCGGTGAACAGCGTTTCGGCGCGCGCGTAGGCACCGTGTCCCTGGTGCAGCGTCGCCAGGTAATCCAGGCTGCGGGCGACATCCGGATGATCCGGACCGAGCAGAAGCCGCCGCGCCTCCAGTGCCCGCGTGACCAGGACCAGCGATTCGTCCGCTTCGCCCAGGTTGCCGAACAACCTGCCGTACATATGCATCATGTCCGCCTGCAGGAGTGGCTGCTCCTCCAACCGATCCAGCATGGCGTCACGGCTGCCGAGCAGGAACTCGCGCACGCGCATGGTGTCACCCCGCGCGCCGCGGGCCAGCAGCGGATCCGAAACGTCGAACATGTCGACAAGCAGCCCGGTCACACGCTCGGCACGATCGCGCTGCAGGGTCACTTCCTGCGCCTGCCGACCGATGCGCGCTGCCTGCCCGGCCATAATCACGGCCGCTGCCAGTGCAACGATGAATACCGCCGAAGCTGCGCCCACCGCCACGGCGTGACGCCGGACAAAGCGCGAGGCGCGATAGCCCGGCGAACCGGGACGCGCGGCGATGGGCTCGCCGTCCAGATGGCGACGGATGTCCTCGGCCAGCGCTTCCACCGATCCGTAGCGCAGCACCGGATCGACTTGCAGGGCGGTGCGCACGATCGCGTCCACATCGCCCCGCAAACGCCCGCCGAAACGCGTGGCGCAGGCACTCGGGCGCGGCGGCGGCCCTTGTTCCAGCTGCTGCGCCAACACCATCGGCTCGCGGCTCTGCAGGTCGAAAGCGGGCGCGCCGGTCAGCATTTCGTGCAGGATCACGCCCAGGGACCAGACATCGACGCCGGTGCCGGCACGCTCGCCGCGCAGCAGTTCGGGAGCCGCGTAACGGGGCGTCAGGATCGGCGCACCCGGCAATGTCTCGGCCGCCGTCTCGAGGGCGGCGTCGGGGTCAAGCAGCTTGGCGATGCCGAAGTCGAGCAGCTTCGCCTGGCCATCCGCCTGCACGAGGATGTTGGCCGGCTTCAGATCGCGGTGGACCACGAGGTTGCGGTGCGCATGCTGCACGGCCTCGCAGATCGCAAGGAACAGCTGCAGGCGCGCGCGCAGCGGAGGATCGTGGTCCGCGCACCACATGTCGAGCGGCCGACCATCGACGAACTCCATCACCAGATAGGGTCGCCCGTCGGGAGCGGCGCCTCCGTCCAACAGGCGGGCGATGCGGGGATGGTCGAGGCTGGCGAGAATCTGGCGCTCGGTGCGGAATCGACGCAGCACACTTTCGGTGTCCATGCCCCGACGCACCAGTTTCAGGGCCACCACCTTGCGGAACTGGTCATCGGCGCGCACGGCCCTGTAGACGACGCCCATACCGCCGGCGCCCAG
It encodes the following:
- a CDS encoding efflux RND transporter permease subunit, whose amino-acid sequence is MSSLPGHSIRRPIGVLAVSSVVVVVGLFYAGQLPLDLLPQIIYPQVRAQVSYPGVAPEVLEEQVTKILERNLATTEGVTELESTTTEGSADLDLHFNYGTDINFALQDASKNLDRARSRLPIDAEAPIIRKFDPSQIPVFEVGFSSPTRDLVDLRNWVDLRLQPQLLSIEGVAAIDVAGGLIREIRVTLDQERLRSYGLTISDVLTHIRAENQDIAVGNVTSPSFEIVGKTAGKFQSVDDIRAVLLPVPGSTSRVPLHEVAEITDTHQEQRLWARLNGVPAVKLSVRKQPDANTVAVAEAVAARLASLDESRFVPDDIHYEVVADQSFFIRNAISGVRDAALIGALLAMVAVLLFLGSLRKTVIIGLAIPLAVLGTFAMMGLGRLTLNIMSLGGLALGVGLLVDNSIVMLENIFRHRRMGIDDPEAAAHSGGAEVESAIVASTLTNLAAVVPFLLITGLAALIFRELILTISFAIVASLGVALTLVPMLSAQLAKIRFTSHLEHNPVIVGFDRGLQRFTAWYRNVLSGALRARWLVVGISFATLLAVALLMRGAGNEFLPTVDDGNVTVQVRMPPGTSPEHTNEIVGRIEELAKEMPHVQHVFTTAGGFLFGGATTARGGRGSLAIQLSPASSRRDMPASVWVARMQQKIDQLGVPGDQIFVRPPRIRGLRTNLADSDVAVSVQGDDLAMLQRLGEEAQRRLRGVAGLSRIELSTEEASPQLGIEIDRQRAADLGLDVAQVGQTVRTALDGTVVSRFTDRNNEYDIRVRLPRETLTSPEQLGSIALFPGRQQPVYLRDIADLNLGTGPTTILRVNQNRQLRVTADVDETATNIGEASRNARAALADMELPEGYALIFGGEEQAARENQRSLMIVTLLAVFLVFVVMAVQYESVSGPLVIMVSIPLALIGVGLTLWLTGTPLSAPVLLGVILLAGIVVNNAILLVQYINDARQDRGLPLHEAALAAGSARLRPILMTTLTTVFGMLPLALGLGEGSELMQPLAITVVGGLTVSTLLTLLVVPCVYLIVDATSVRLRRFLTGAV
- a CDS encoding MOSC domain-containing protein, coding for MLYSPYRHEDNAQDDLPTHVRTPDGEVLPVFGDELAAEVGNRCGTPVQMMKMKHGIFDEASVSVIASATVREIGRLAGHSLDTRRFRPNLVVHLPSPVPFQEDAWLGGVLSFGEGDDAAAISVTMRDLRCSMVNLDPDSAGRDPEVMKAIVRINQNNAGIYGTVIRTGRLTVGQSIFLHAGR
- a CDS encoding sigma-70 family RNA polymerase sigma factor, producing the protein MNRNDLTSLLLSAEAGDPGALDQALPLIYDELQDLARRHLVRERPGHTLTPTALVHEAYLKLVDQTRIHWQGRGQFLGVASLAMRRILVNHARDRKRLKRGGDAPRLALTQGLDVAAPAADDDDFILSLDALLVRLVDFDPRAARVVECRYFAGLDVEETAVALGIGPATVKRDWALARAWLQRELEGAGLRDPGDVREPRRRIRCISPFAAFFLKE
- a CDS encoding serine/threonine protein kinase; its protein translation is MDSGRWQTIAALFAELSELPVAGRDGRLAELRTVDPGLHDELVSLLSAHDDVGFLAAPALWAAADTVLEDPLEGTLIGTWRIEARLGAGGMGVVYRAVRADDQFRKVVALKLVRRGMDTESVLRRFRTERQILASLDHPRIARLLDGGAAPDGRPYLVMEFVDGRPLDMWCADHDPPLRARLQLFLAICEAVQHAHRNLVVHRDLKPANILVQADGQAKLLDFGIAKLLDPDAALETAAETLPGAPILTPRYAAPELLRGERAGTGVDVWSLGVILHEMLTGAPAFDLQSREPMVLAQQLEQGPPPRPSACATRFGGRLRGDVDAIVRTALQVDPVLRYGSVEALAEDIRRHLDGEPIAARPGSPGYRASRFVRRHAVAVGAASAVFIVALAAAVIMAGQAARIGRQAQEVTLQRDRAERVTGLLVDMFDVSDPLLARGARGDTMRVREFLLGSRDAMLDRLEEQPLLQADMMHMYGRLFGNLGEADESLVLVTRALEARRLLLGPDHPDVARSLDYLATLHQGHGAYARAETLFTEALQLRRRALGEEHVETAESLNNLGVLYDSQGMYEKGRPLVEEGLRLREKLLGPRDLEVAQSLNNVAAAAWGQGEAAVADSLYRRALDIRRAALGLRHPYVANILNNLGRVLRDRGDLAGAEAMFSEAVSIWEETLGREHAHVSAGYYHLGLVAEGRGDLVRSVECLRQSLTIDRGALPADHPYIGDGAYELGRVLMAAGRNSEALPLLREAHDIRAIAGLDTLEVQVLLDELAARARSAS